From the Sphingomonas suaedae genome, one window contains:
- a CDS encoding ArdC family protein: MSTRSAAASRCGGAAGARGSAHAQQPRRDLYAEVTASIIAQLEAGRVPWVQPWGSDAATGVAMPRNALTARSYSGINVLILWGAVIEQGWPSQCWLTFKQAVEAGGRVRKGERGTGVVYADRFIPEGEKQRAAREGGDAKAVPFLKRFTLFNVAQCEGLRPGLADDAPPLPERDIVPVAEQVIAASGVTFRIGGAHAFYAPAQDVVQVPPQPAFFEQINYYRTALHELTHATGHPSRLARQILNPFGSKDYAREELVAELGSAFLCAALGIQSTVRHADYLGAWLAVLREDNRAIFRAASQASKAADWLLARHAEACAREAAPCA; encoded by the coding sequence ATGTCGACACGGAGCGCCGCAGCGAGCCGCTGCGGCGGTGCTGCAGGGGCGCGCGGATCGGCCCATGCGCAGCAGCCGCGCCGCGACCTGTATGCCGAGGTCACCGCGTCGATCATCGCGCAGCTCGAAGCCGGGCGCGTGCCATGGGTCCAGCCTTGGGGCAGCGATGCCGCGACCGGGGTCGCCATGCCGCGCAACGCGCTCACCGCGCGCAGCTATTCGGGGATCAATGTCCTGATCCTGTGGGGCGCGGTCATCGAACAGGGCTGGCCCTCGCAATGCTGGCTCACCTTCAAACAGGCGGTCGAGGCGGGCGGGCGCGTGCGCAAGGGCGAGCGCGGGACCGGGGTCGTTTATGCGGACCGCTTCATCCCCGAGGGCGAGAAGCAGCGCGCGGCGCGCGAGGGCGGCGACGCCAAGGCGGTGCCGTTTCTCAAGCGCTTCACATTGTTCAACGTCGCGCAGTGCGAAGGGCTGCGCCCCGGCCTTGCCGACGACGCCCCGCCGCTGCCCGAGCGCGACATCGTGCCGGTCGCCGAACAGGTGATCGCAGCGTCGGGCGTCACCTTCAGGATCGGGGGGGCGCATGCCTTCTACGCGCCCGCGCAGGATGTCGTGCAGGTGCCGCCGCAGCCCGCATTCTTCGAGCAGATCAACTATTACCGCACCGCGCTGCACGAGCTGACCCACGCCACCGGCCACCCCTCGCGGCTCGCGCGCCAGATCCTCAACCCGTTCGGCTCGAAGGACTATGCGCGCGAGGAACTGGTCGCCGAACTCGGATCGGCATTCCTGTGCGCCGCGCTCGGGATACAGTCGACCGTGCGCCACGCCGATTATCTCGGCGCGTGGCTCGCGGTGCTCAGGGAAGACAATCGCGCGATCTTCCGCGCCGCCTCGCAGGCGAGCAAGGCCGCCGACTGGCTGCTCGCCCGCCATGCCGAGGCGTGCGCGCGGGAGGCTGCGCCATGTGCCTGA
- a CDS encoding DUF2958 domain-containing protein: MCLIPPDLIVALRANDSNRHAAMAAGAPTPDPVPLVKLFNPCGAATWLASELDGDGDTLFGLADLGFGYPELGCFSLREIGAVRLPFGLRILRDPDFSTRFPLSIWADAARRSGGIVGAQRLLDFVGSAAARRDPELPPSP, translated from the coding sequence ATGTGCCTGATCCCGCCCGACCTCATCGTGGCGCTGCGCGCCAACGATAGCAACCGCCACGCCGCGATGGCGGCAGGTGCGCCGACCCCCGACCCGGTGCCTCTGGTCAAATTGTTCAACCCGTGCGGCGCGGCGACTTGGCTCGCGAGCGAACTCGATGGCGATGGCGACACGCTGTTCGGCCTTGCCGACCTTGGGTTCGGCTATCCCGAACTGGGCTGTTTCTCGCTGCGCGAAATCGGCGCGGTGCGCTTGCCCTTTGGTCTTCGCATCCTGCGCGATCCTGACTTTTCGACCCGCTTCCCGCTGTCGATCTGGGCCGATGCCGCGCGGCGCAGCGGCGGCATCGTCGGCGCGCAGCGGCTGCTCGACTTTGTCGGCAGCGCCGCAGCCCGGCGCGATCCCGAGCTTCCGCCCTCGCCATGA
- a CDS encoding ParB/RepB/Spo0J family partition protein yields the protein MKLDHIPLDRLSVSKTNMRYGKKPPDVSDILPTVRKRGVIVPVLVRPNCAADAFEIVAGARRFRAAQIVAEETGHAEPMPCAILEADDDAAAIEASLIENIARLDPNEVSRWETFVRLVKQGQTPEDIGATFGLPDLMVRRILALGNLLPRIRDLYRADKLDPATVRHLTMASKAQQKAWLALYDDPDGYAPSGHQLKAWLFGGAAIKAATALFPMEGSGVAIVADLFGEDAYVADPDAFWIAQNAAIEARRDAYLEAGWADVVIVPASEQFHSWEYEKTGKRRGGRVYVDVRANGEVTFHEGYVSRAEARRAAKADAPDAIKPARPEVTGAMQAYLDLHRHAAVRAALVGHPGVALRLMVAHAIVGSHLFRVTPEPQNARSEAVAESLETCRGESVFDEKRRAVLALLGFDPEAATVTRGNGDAYDLAGLFYRLIELPDPCVMDVVAVVMGETLASGSAAVDATGLQLGVAMADWWEADPVFLELVRNREVLLAILAEVAGEPVATANAGEKGKTLKAIIADSLAGTGGRTKAARWVPRWLAFPPAAYTARGGVGTVGSAALAAAAASAASADLPEDPDPTAPAGARAPEDEPRLAA from the coding sequence ATGAAACTCGACCATATCCCGCTCGACCGGCTCTCGGTCAGCAAGACCAATATGCGCTATGGCAAGAAGCCGCCTGACGTGTCCGATATCCTCCCCACCGTGCGCAAGCGCGGGGTGATCGTGCCGGTGCTGGTCCGCCCCAATTGCGCGGCGGACGCGTTCGAGATCGTTGCAGGCGCGCGCCGCTTTCGCGCAGCGCAGATCGTCGCGGAAGAAACCGGCCATGCCGAGCCGATGCCGTGCGCGATCCTCGAGGCGGACGACGATGCCGCTGCCATCGAAGCCTCGCTGATCGAGAATATCGCGCGGCTCGACCCCAATGAGGTCAGCCGCTGGGAGACATTCGTGCGCCTCGTCAAACAGGGGCAGACGCCCGAGGATATCGGCGCGACGTTCGGGCTTCCCGACCTCATGGTCCGGCGCATCCTTGCGCTCGGCAATCTCCTGCCGCGCATCCGCGACCTCTATCGCGCCGACAAGCTCGACCCGGCGACGGTGCGCCATCTTACCATGGCGAGCAAGGCCCAGCAAAAGGCATGGCTGGCGCTGTACGACGACCCCGACGGCTATGCGCCGTCGGGCCATCAGCTAAAGGCATGGCTGTTCGGCGGGGCGGCGATCAAGGCGGCGACCGCCTTGTTCCCCATGGAGGGGAGCGGGGTCGCCATCGTCGCCGACCTGTTCGGCGAGGACGCCTATGTCGCCGATCCCGATGCGTTCTGGATTGCGCAGAATGCGGCGATCGAGGCGCGCCGCGACGCCTATCTCGAAGCGGGCTGGGCCGATGTGGTGATCGTGCCTGCGTCGGAACAGTTCCACTCCTGGGAATATGAGAAGACGGGCAAGCGCCGGGGCGGGCGGGTCTATGTCGATGTCCGCGCCAATGGCGAGGTGACCTTCCACGAAGGCTATGTCAGCCGCGCCGAAGCGCGGCGCGCGGCCAAGGCCGACGCGCCCGATGCGATCAAGCCAGCGCGCCCCGAGGTGACCGGGGCGATGCAGGCCTATCTCGACCTCCACCGGCACGCCGCCGTCCGCGCGGCGCTGGTCGGGCATCCGGGGGTCGCGCTGCGGTTGATGGTCGCGCACGCGATTGTCGGCTCGCATCTGTTCCGGGTGACGCCCGAGCCGCAGAACGCGCGCAGCGAGGCGGTGGCCGAGTCGCTCGAAACCTGTCGCGGCGAGAGCGTGTTCGACGAGAAGCGCCGCGCAGTGCTCGCACTGCTCGGGTTCGATCCCGAGGCCGCGACCGTCACGCGCGGCAATGGCGACGCCTATGATCTTGCCGGGCTGTTCTACCGGCTGATCGAGCTTCCCGACCCGTGCGTCATGGACGTGGTCGCGGTGGTGATGGGCGAGACGCTGGCGAGCGGCAGCGCGGCGGTCGATGCGACCGGGCTGCAGCTGGGGGTCGCCATGGCCGACTGGTGGGAGGCCGATCCGGTCTTCCTCGAACTGGTGCGCAACCGCGAAGTGCTGCTCGCGATCCTCGCCGAGGTCGCGGGCGAGCCGGTCGCGACCGCCAACGCGGGCGAAAAAGGCAAGACTCTCAAGGCGATCATCGCCGACAGCCTTGCCGGGACCGGGGGACGGACCAAGGCCGCACGCTGGGTGCCGCGTTGGCTGGCGTTCCCGCCTGCAGCCTATACCGCGCGCGGCGGGGTCGGCACGGTGGGCAGCGCTGCGCTTGCGGCAGCTGCCGCGTCGGCGGCGTCGGCAGACTTGCCCGAGGACCCCGATCCCACTGCGCCAGCGGGCGCGCGGGCCCCCGAGGACGAACCCCGGCTCGCTGCCTGA
- a CDS encoding thermonuclease family protein, whose amino-acid sequence MARMHLRLRTLLLPVLLVGWATPALADPCEGKLPAPGTRFSGVVRYVGDGDSLCVGPARQPERWIEIRLADFYARELNAPGGREAKRVLETLTRGRTLVCRAGKRSYDRVVARCTLGGVALGDRLRAAGVAEGGRGRR is encoded by the coding sequence ATGGCGCGCATGCATCTGCGCCTGCGAACTCTGCTCCTGCCCGTCCTCCTCGTCGGCTGGGCGACCCCGGCCCTTGCCGACCCGTGCGAGGGCAAGCTGCCCGCGCCGGGAACGCGATTCTCGGGCGTGGTGCGCTATGTCGGCGACGGCGACAGTCTGTGTGTCGGACCGGCGCGCCAGCCCGAGCGTTGGATCGAAATCCGCCTCGCCGATTTCTACGCCCGCGAGCTCAACGCGCCGGGCGGGCGCGAGGCCAAGCGCGTGCTCGAGACGCTCACGCGGGGCCGCACGCTGGTCTGCCGCGCAGGGAAGCGCAGCTACGACCGCGTCGTCGCCCGCTGCACACTTGGCGGGGTGGCGCTCGGCGACCGACTGCGCGCTGCCGGGGTCGCCGAGGGCGGGCGCGGGCGCCGATGA
- a CDS encoding alpha-ketoglutarate-dependent dioxygenase AlkB gives MTLALPGLFDTPLLAGLNMAPDLVGADAQAALIAGIDASGLTPFRFQGWTGKRLTRSFGWSYDFDTGRFAPTTPIPDWLVDVRARAAAFAGLAPDALVQALLIRYDPGASIGWHKDRPVFEHVVGISLGAPAALRLRRRVGAKFERRSVPLEPGSVYHLAGEARHGWEHSIAPLEAPRWSITFRSLAVRR, from the coding sequence ATGACGCTGGCGCTGCCCGGCCTGTTCGACACGCCGCTGCTCGCCGGGCTGAACATGGCGCCGGACCTGGTCGGCGCGGATGCGCAAGCGGCGCTGATCGCCGGGATCGATGCGAGTGGGCTGACCCCGTTCCGTTTCCAGGGCTGGACCGGCAAGCGGCTCACCCGTTCGTTCGGCTGGTCCTATGATTTCGATACCGGTCGCTTTGCGCCGACGACGCCGATCCCGGACTGGCTCGTCGATGTCCGCGCGCGCGCTGCCGCGTTCGCCGGGCTAGCCCCCGACGCGCTCGTCCAGGCGCTGCTGATCCGCTACGATCCGGGCGCGAGCATCGGCTGGCACAAGGACCGTCCGGTGTTCGAGCATGTCGTCGGCATTTCGCTCGGCGCGCCGGCGGCGCTGCGCTTGCGGCGGCGGGTCGGCGCGAAGTTCGAACGCCGCAGCGTCCCACTCGAACCGGGGTCGGTCTATCATCTTGCGGGCGAGGCCCGGCATGGCTGGGAGCACAGCATCGCCCCGCTCGAGGCACCGCGCTGGTCGATCACCTTTCGCAGCCTTGCGGTGCGGCGCTGA
- the xth gene encoding exodeoxyribonuclease III yields MKIATYNVNGVNGRLPVLLRWLAEAQPDIVCLQELKSPDTKFPEAAIRDLGYDAIWHGQKSWNGVAILSRVGQIHETRRGMPGDREDLQSRYIEAAVNGVLIGALYLPNGNPRPGPKFDYKLRWFERLIDHAAELLASGAPVMLAGDFNVIPTERDVYKPERWLDDALFAPEVRSAYSRLLDQGWTDALRALHPDATIYTFWDYFRNAYARNAGLRIDHLLLSAPLAARLAEAQVDAQVRGWEKTSDHAPVWIELADAPPRRPQRRAANQSA; encoded by the coding sequence ATGAAGATCGCGACTTACAATGTGAACGGCGTCAACGGCCGGCTCCCGGTGCTGCTGCGCTGGCTTGCCGAGGCGCAGCCCGACATCGTCTGCCTCCAGGAACTGAAATCACCCGACACGAAATTCCCCGAGGCCGCGATCCGCGACCTTGGCTATGACGCGATCTGGCATGGCCAGAAGAGCTGGAACGGCGTCGCGATCCTGAGCCGCGTCGGACAAATCCACGAGACGCGGCGCGGCATGCCGGGCGACCGCGAGGACCTCCAGTCGCGCTATATCGAGGCGGCGGTGAACGGGGTGCTGATCGGCGCGCTCTACCTGCCCAACGGCAATCCCCGGCCCGGCCCCAAGTTCGATTACAAGCTGCGCTGGTTCGAGCGGCTGATCGACCATGCCGCCGAGCTGCTCGCATCGGGGGCACCGGTGATGCTGGCGGGCGACTTCAACGTCATTCCGACCGAACGCGACGTCTACAAGCCCGAGCGCTGGCTGGACGATGCCTTGTTCGCCCCCGAGGTGCGATCCGCCTATTCCCGGTTGCTCGACCAGGGCTGGACCGACGCGCTGCGGGCGCTGCACCCCGACGCGACGATCTACACTTTCTGGGACTATTTCCGGAACGCCTATGCGCGCAATGCCGGCCTGAGGATCGACCATCTGCTGCTGAGCGCACCACTCGCGGCCCGGCTCGCTGAGGCGCAGGTCGACGCGCAGGTGCGCGGCTGGGAGAAGACCAGCGATCATGCGCCGGTCTGGATCGAGCTTGCCGACGCGCCGCCCCGGCGCCCTCAGCGCAGGGCGGCGAACCAGTCGGCATAG
- a CDS encoding DUF3606 domain-containing protein gives MADDKNLRAPQDSARIAMGEDYEVRYWTEKFGVSEDRLQEAVDAVGHSADAIERYLRQ, from the coding sequence ATGGCAGACGACAAGAACCTGCGCGCACCCCAGGACAGCGCACGGATCGCGATGGGCGAGGATTATGAGGTCCGCTACTGGACCGAGAAGTTCGGCGTCAGCGAGGATCGACTGCAGGAGGCGGTCGACGCGGTCGGGCATAGCGCCGACGCGATCGAGCGCTATCTCAGGCAATAG
- a CDS encoding SIR2 family protein: MRFLANGPSIPDDLLIARDAGDVIFFCGAGVSRHRAGLPDFLKLGGDVIELLGASNKSLARKLFHRIEELDPIDGVGGLIATDRIFSLLEREFEQRDVQNAVARAIKPAENPDLSAHRTLVDLSRGRDGTVRLVTTNFDLLFEAAAPGLACSGPPLLPDPRSVGFGGIVHLHGRVDANYHGPGDEEFIISSADFGRAYLSDGWAARFMQSLLARFQIVFVGYGADDPPVQYLLEALNLHAGNRSRLFAFQPGSNVDDAALWEHRGVRAIPFDNSKGYDPLWDSLAAWAERARDVDGWYAGLLETASAGPAALDPHLRGQIALVLSTREGARRVSIAETPLPASWLLALDPRQRFDKPGPIDPYGDSGERIDPYERLALDFDTPPQPADEDDGLRDREVPEGSWSAFAPSRFDQEDAQETVFGEFCGDRANLTGPLSTRLHHLGVWFHRVAHQPVALWWAAARGPLHPRIVEMIEAWLRQDPDRWPDDIRRGWRFLIASWSDLRIDPDRGYFDLNQRVTREGWSEARVRDYAALFRPLLKVDRKFGVTHPLAWTDSDRPNPLVSYDVDYPHPYELLAIPDEQLAYAVTRFRENLDLGRSLEAEISGHDHVYLQTTRPDDGAAPIGYDSYGLTGPIALFLHLMERLVEISPDHALGEIARWPADDHYIFGRLRIWAASKAIVPPGNAAEMLLGFPDHIFWGSEQQRDLLYAIRDRWTDFTPQDRARFEQRILTTTFPWSDSTRGGKARAEAHYRLDRLHWLSHQGVAFSFDVEAEMASLRPIAEGWSERSGEEAADSHAPVVRSIDTDADPRLLEQAPIGEILERARQAGQSDFFDYVERRPFNGLAEQKPARALAALTDAARKGEVPVSFWTAFLHAEKRKTDSTRLARAIGGRLASLSPNALSTLAYPAAEWLQGLGERLFGELASVLDSLWDPLMAALPLRDDDRKHRVDSSWANDALNAPVGKLASLLMKDPSTKDRALGQGFPEDWTRRHEQLLALPGDMRRHALVMLGFQITWLFAIAPDWTKANLLTVVDDEGDDGDALWDGILWAARAPSRALYELLKPGLLARAMSPMRRRAEANVVSGFLLIGWGGDPDADPPEQLVTSAELREILVESDEDLRGQILWHLEHWSADPAANWRTRLVPFLIDVWPNHRAVRTPEMSARLVDLAVASGDLFPQVVQAVVPRLVPVRGGMLRGFMLRSEAEDHPALVYPAAMLELLWAILAEDATVWPYKIEEILDVLAEASETRADPRLSELRRRRAG; this comes from the coding sequence ATGCGCTTCCTCGCCAACGGTCCCTCGATCCCCGATGATCTCCTGATCGCGCGTGATGCGGGCGACGTGATCTTCTTCTGTGGCGCTGGCGTCTCCCGCCACCGCGCGGGCTTGCCCGACTTCCTCAAGCTCGGCGGCGACGTCATCGAGCTGCTCGGCGCCAGCAACAAGAGCCTTGCCCGCAAGCTGTTCCACCGGATCGAGGAGCTCGACCCGATCGACGGCGTCGGCGGCTTGATCGCCACCGACCGCATCTTCAGCCTGCTCGAACGCGAGTTCGAACAGCGCGATGTCCAGAACGCCGTCGCGCGTGCCATAAAGCCTGCCGAAAATCCCGACCTCAGCGCGCACCGGACCCTGGTGGACTTGTCGCGCGGCCGCGACGGGACGGTCCGGCTGGTCACAACGAACTTCGACCTGCTCTTCGAAGCGGCCGCGCCCGGGCTCGCCTGCTCGGGACCGCCATTGCTGCCCGATCCCCGCAGCGTCGGCTTCGGCGGAATAGTTCATCTCCACGGGCGCGTGGATGCCAACTATCACGGCCCGGGCGACGAGGAGTTCATCATCTCCAGCGCCGACTTCGGCCGCGCCTATCTATCCGACGGCTGGGCGGCCCGATTCATGCAGTCGCTACTTGCGCGCTTCCAGATCGTCTTCGTCGGCTATGGCGCCGATGATCCGCCCGTCCAGTATCTGCTCGAGGCGCTTAATCTCCACGCCGGTAACCGCAGCCGGCTGTTTGCCTTTCAGCCGGGCAGCAACGTCGACGACGCGGCGCTCTGGGAGCATCGCGGCGTGCGGGCGATCCCGTTCGACAACAGCAAGGGCTATGATCCCCTGTGGGATAGCCTCGCCGCTTGGGCCGAGCGCGCACGCGACGTAGATGGCTGGTACGCCGGGCTGCTCGAAACCGCGTCCGCGGGACCCGCCGCGCTCGACCCACATTTACGCGGCCAGATCGCCCTTGTGCTGTCGACCCGTGAAGGCGCCCGGCGCGTCAGCATCGCCGAGACACCGCTGCCCGCCTCCTGGCTGCTCGCGCTCGATCCGCGCCAACGCTTCGACAAGCCTGGCCCGATCGACCCTTATGGCGACTCCGGCGAGCGGATCGATCCTTACGAGAGGCTAGCGCTCGACTTTGACACACCGCCACAGCCCGCCGACGAGGACGATGGGCTTCGCGACCGCGAAGTCCCCGAAGGGTCCTGGAGCGCGTTCGCGCCGAGCCGCTTCGATCAGGAGGATGCACAGGAAACCGTGTTCGGCGAGTTCTGCGGCGACCGGGCGAACCTCACCGGACCGCTTAGCACCCGCCTCCACCATCTCGGCGTCTGGTTCCACCGCGTGGCCCATCAGCCGGTCGCCCTGTGGTGGGCGGCTGCGCGCGGTCCGCTGCACCCGCGCATTGTCGAGATGATCGAAGCCTGGCTCCGCCAGGACCCGGATCGCTGGCCCGACGACATCCGGCGCGGCTGGCGCTTCCTGATCGCAAGCTGGTCCGATCTCCGGATAGACCCCGACCGGGGCTATTTCGACCTCAATCAGCGGGTTACGCGTGAAGGTTGGTCGGAAGCGCGCGTGCGCGACTATGCGGCCCTGTTCCGGCCTCTGCTGAAGGTCGACCGCAAGTTTGGCGTAACGCATCCGCTCGCCTGGACGGACAGCGACCGTCCCAACCCACTTGTCTCCTACGATGTCGATTATCCGCATCCCTACGAGCTGCTGGCCATCCCTGACGAGCAGCTGGCCTATGCGGTCACGCGCTTCCGCGAAAACCTAGACCTTGGACGCTCGCTTGAGGCCGAAATCTCTGGCCACGACCATGTCTATTTGCAGACGACGCGTCCCGACGACGGTGCCGCCCCGATCGGCTATGACAGCTATGGCCTCACCGGACCCATCGCGCTGTTCCTCCACCTCATGGAGAGGCTGGTCGAGATCTCGCCCGACCATGCCTTAGGCGAGATCGCGCGATGGCCGGCGGACGACCATTATATCTTCGGGCGTCTCCGCATCTGGGCGGCAAGCAAGGCGATCGTCCCCCCGGGGAATGCGGCTGAGATGCTACTCGGCTTCCCCGACCACATCTTTTGGGGCTCGGAGCAGCAGCGCGACCTTCTCTATGCGATCCGCGACCGCTGGACCGACTTCACGCCCCAGGATCGGGCGCGCTTCGAGCAGCGCATCCTCACCACGACCTTCCCCTGGTCGGACAGCACGCGCGGCGGAAAGGCGCGGGCGGAAGCCCATTACCGCCTCGATCGCCTGCATTGGCTGTCACACCAAGGCGTCGCCTTCTCGTTCGATGTCGAGGCGGAAATGGCTTCGCTTCGCCCGATCGCGGAAGGATGGTCGGAGCGCTCCGGCGAGGAAGCGGCCGACTCGCACGCGCCGGTGGTCCGCAGCATCGACACCGACGCCGACCCGCGCCTGCTCGAACAGGCGCCGATCGGAGAGATACTCGAGCGTGCGCGGCAGGCCGGCCAGTCCGACTTTTTCGACTATGTCGAGCGCCGCCCGTTCAACGGCCTCGCCGAGCAAAAGCCGGCACGGGCGCTCGCCGCCCTTACCGATGCCGCGCGCAAGGGCGAGGTTCCGGTCTCCTTCTGGACCGCCTTCCTCCATGCCGAGAAGCGCAAGACCGATTCCACGCGACTCGCCCGAGCGATCGGCGGCCGCCTCGCATCGCTGTCGCCCAATGCGCTGAGCACCCTCGCCTATCCGGCGGCCGAATGGTTGCAAGGCTTGGGCGAGCGCCTCTTCGGCGAGCTCGCCTCGGTGCTGGACAGCCTGTGGGACCCGCTCATGGCCGCGCTGCCGCTGCGCGACGACGACCGCAAGCACCGCGTCGACAGCAGTTGGGCGAACGACGCGCTGAACGCGCCCGTCGGCAAGCTCGCCAGCCTGCTCATGAAGGACCCGTCGACCAAGGACCGTGCGCTCGGCCAGGGGTTCCCGGAAGACTGGACGCGACGCCATGAGCAACTGCTCGCGTTGCCGGGCGACATGCGCCGCCATGCGCTTGTGATGCTCGGGTTCCAGATCACCTGGCTCTTTGCCATCGCCCCTGACTGGACCAAAGCAAATCTGCTCACGGTGGTGGACGACGAGGGCGATGATGGCGACGCGCTGTGGGACGGCATCCTTTGGGCGGCCCGGGCGCCGAGCCGGGCGCTTTACGAGCTGCTGAAGCCGGGCCTTCTCGCCCGGGCCATGTCGCCCATGCGGCGCCGCGCCGAAGCCAATGTCGTCAGTGGCTTCCTGCTGATCGGCTGGGGCGGGGATCCCGATGCCGATCCCCCCGAGCAACTCGTCACCAGCGCCGAGCTGCGCGAGATCCTCGTCGAGAGTGACGAGGATTTGCGCGGACAGATATTGTGGCATCTCGAGCATTGGTCGGCGGACCCCGCAGCCAATTGGCGCACTCGCCTGGTACCGTTCCTGATCGACGTCTGGCCGAACCACCGTGCCGTGCGGACACCGGAAATGTCGGCACGCCTCGTCGACCTTGCGGTGGCGAGCGGCGACCTGTTCCCGCAGGTCGTGCAGGCAGTCGTGCCGCGGCTGGTGCCGGTGCGCGGGGGAATGCTGCGCGGCTTCATGCTCCGCTCGGAGGCGGAGGATCATCCCGCCCTGGTTTATCCCGCCGCCATGCTCGAACTTCTCTGGGCGATCCTTGCCGAGGACGCGACGGTCTGGCCTTACAAGATCGAAGAGATCCTCGACGTCCTCGCCGAGGCGTCCGAGACCCGGGCTGATCCCCGCCTGTCAGAACTGCGGCGCCGGCGCGCGGGTTGA
- a CDS encoding DUF4238 domain-containing protein: MSVPKRHHYVPQMILNGFADADGWLYWCKHQEKPTMVRRARPAEVFLQNHLYSTLAESGIKDPSMERALSILESEAVGVINAITGPARRGQVPVLSQGQMRLWYLFFLMQWRRTPENQRACTSDEEASRMIDELLDELRAALPHRLAEIETYATPEAKARTIRNVRVQSLLGFKANVMGVLERRGIAVLRICQPRKQFIVGSRPVVKLTAPGCTDLNDPRVEMWLPVAADIAVGVGAGDGGITLVHTRDETPVRQLNLSIAKQSGTIAAGSATLVQSIANPR, translated from the coding sequence ATGTCGGTTCCGAAGCGCCACCATTACGTACCCCAGATGATCCTGAACGGGTTCGCCGATGCGGACGGCTGGCTCTATTGGTGCAAACATCAGGAGAAGCCGACAATGGTTCGCCGCGCGCGCCCCGCCGAGGTCTTCCTCCAGAACCACCTCTACAGTACCCTTGCTGAGTCCGGCATCAAGGACCCGTCGATGGAGCGCGCGCTCTCGATCCTAGAAAGCGAGGCGGTCGGCGTGATCAACGCTATCACCGGGCCCGCTCGCCGCGGTCAGGTTCCGGTGCTGTCACAGGGGCAGATGCGGCTCTGGTACCTGTTCTTCCTTATGCAATGGCGCCGCACGCCCGAGAATCAGCGCGCCTGCACGAGCGATGAAGAAGCGAGCCGCATGATCGATGAGCTTCTCGATGAGCTGCGCGCCGCCTTGCCGCATCGCCTCGCCGAGATTGAAACCTATGCGACCCCGGAGGCCAAGGCCCGCACGATCCGTAATGTCCGCGTACAATCCCTTCTCGGGTTCAAGGCCAATGTAATGGGAGTGCTGGAACGCCGCGGCATCGCCGTGCTGCGGATTTGCCAGCCGCGGAAACAATTCATCGTCGGCAGCCGACCCGTGGTGAAGCTCACCGCGCCGGGATGCACCGATCTCAACGACCCGCGTGTCGAGATGTGGTTGCCGGTCGCCGCGGATATTGCGGTCGGCGTCGGGGCCGGGGATGGCGGCATCACGCTCGTTCACACTCGCGACGAGACACCAGTGCGGCAGCTAAATCTGTCGATCGCGAAGCAGAGCGGGACGATCGCCGCCGGATCAGCGACACTGGTCCAGTCCATCGCAAACCCGCGTTAA
- a CDS encoding carboxymuconolactone decarboxylase family protein translates to MTERLDHMRQVPALTQKLTELSFALKKGTVEQTILSLVEIRASQRNGCAFCLDMHVKQAKLYGERELRLHHVATWRESPLFSDRERAALEWTEALTRLSPPGVSDEIYAQARAQFSEDELVYLTYMVMVINAWNRASIAFQSVPGSQDKAFGLDKSGLT, encoded by the coding sequence ATGACCGAACGGTTGGATCACATGCGCCAGGTGCCGGCGCTTACGCAGAAGCTGACTGAGCTTTCCTTTGCGCTCAAGAAGGGCACCGTCGAGCAGACCATCTTGAGCTTGGTCGAGATTCGCGCGTCACAACGTAATGGCTGTGCCTTCTGCCTCGATATGCATGTCAAACAGGCCAAGCTGTATGGCGAGCGCGAGCTTCGCCTTCATCACGTCGCGACCTGGCGAGAGTCACCTTTGTTCAGCGACCGCGAGCGCGCCGCGTTGGAATGGACCGAAGCACTCACTCGCCTGTCGCCACCTGGCGTGTCAGACGAGATATACGCGCAGGCTCGCGCGCAATTTTCGGAAGATGAGTTGGTGTACCTCACTTACATGGTGATGGTGATAAACGCCTGGAATCGGGCTTCAATCGCGTTCCAGTCCGTGCCTGGTTCGCAGGACAAGGCATTTGGGCTGGATAAGTCGGGCCTGACTTGA